In Comamonadaceae bacterium OS-1, a single window of DNA contains:
- the ttuD_3 gene encoding putative hydroxypyruvate reductase — protein MASPHTLLRSLFDAAVAAAQPALCLPPHLPPPPKGRTIVIGAGKASAAMARSLEDHWPGPLEGLVITRYGYAVPCERIEIVQAAHPVPDAAGQQATQRIRDMVRGLTADDLVIALISGGGSSLLVAPGEGLTLADKQAVNSALLECGASISEMNCVRRHLSQVKGGRLAAACHPAPVWTLLISDVPGDDPINIASGPTVADPSTCADALSIIDRYRIAVPATVHALLESGQGESVKPGDPRLAGCTTRTITAPQMALEAAAAVARAAGVTPYILGDSLEGEARDLGKAMAGITRQVVQHGQPFKTPCVLLSGGETTVTVKGTGRGGRNVEFLLSLAVALDGLPGVHALAGDTDGVDGAEEIAGALLTPDTLARAWALGTHPRHSLDNNDGHGFFQALGDSVVTGPTLTNVNDFRAILIEG, from the coding sequence ATGGCAAGCCCCCACACCCTGTTGCGCAGCCTGTTTGATGCGGCTGTTGCCGCCGCACAACCGGCGCTGTGCCTGCCCCCGCACCTGCCGCCGCCCCCCAAGGGCCGCACCATCGTCATCGGCGCGGGCAAGGCGTCTGCGGCCATGGCCCGGTCGCTGGAAGACCACTGGCCCGGCCCGCTCGAGGGCCTGGTCATCACCCGCTACGGCTATGCCGTGCCGTGTGAACGCATCGAGATCGTGCAAGCCGCCCACCCGGTACCGGACGCCGCGGGCCAGCAGGCCACCCAGCGCATCCGCGACATGGTGCGCGGCCTGACGGCGGACGACCTGGTGATCGCCCTCATCTCCGGCGGCGGCTCGTCCCTGCTGGTAGCCCCTGGCGAGGGCCTGACGCTGGCCGACAAGCAGGCCGTGAACAGCGCGCTACTGGAGTGCGGCGCCAGCATCTCCGAGATGAACTGCGTGCGCCGCCACCTGTCGCAGGTCAAGGGAGGTCGCCTGGCCGCCGCCTGCCACCCGGCGCCGGTGTGGACGCTGCTGATCTCCGACGTGCCCGGCGACGACCCTATCAATATCGCCTCCGGCCCCACCGTGGCCGACCCCAGCACCTGCGCCGACGCGCTGTCCATCATCGACCGCTACCGCATTGCAGTGCCGGCCACCGTACACGCCCTGCTGGAAAGCGGCCAGGGCGAAAGCGTGAAGCCCGGCGACCCGCGGCTGGCGGGCTGCACCACGCGCACCATCACCGCCCCGCAAATGGCCCTGGAAGCCGCCGCCGCCGTGGCCCGCGCCGCCGGGGTCACCCCCTACATCCTGGGCGACAGCCTGGAAGGCGAAGCCCGCGACCTGGGCAAGGCCATGGCCGGTATTACCCGCCAGGTGGTGCAACACGGCCAGCCGTTTAAAACGCCCTGCGTGCTGCTGTCGGGCGGCGAAACCACGGTGACTGTCAAAGGCACGGGCCGGGGCGGGCGCAATGTGGAGTTCTTGCTGTCGCTGGCGGTGGCACTGGACGGCCTGCCCGGCGTGCACGCCCTGGCGGGCGACACCGACGGCGTGGACGGGGCCGAAGAAATCGCCGGGGCCCTCCTCACACCCGACACCCTGGCCCGCGCCTGGGCGCTGGGCACCCATCCGCGCCACAGCCTGGACAACAACGACGGCCACGGCTTCTTCCAGGCGCTGGGCGACTCGGTGGTGACCGGGCCCACACTGACCAATGTGAACGACTTTCGGGCTATTCTGATCGAGGGTTGA
- the gcvA_6 gene encoding glycine cleavage system transcriptional activator, whose translation MKRLPPLNWLRAFEASARALSFTAAAQELYMTQSAVSQQIKSLENAIGRPLFVRRVRGLELTDAGRGYLPTVQAAFAMLEESTRVLTGRKEPDMLELHVNLSFAKFWLSPRLGRFMDQHPWVQLNVVTSIWPEERQSDSADVEIVFGQGKWESRVGKRLTQDSIFPVCSPEVGARIQRLDDLLRQRLFDLPGTLQSWDSWLEAYPAKSRVARPLVHRTSTWALSLEWAQNGLGVVLAHDTVANDLIRAGRLVRPLAFALPMKEAYYLIAPEGNQAHPAAQAFKTWLLQEMQAKP comes from the coding sequence ATGAAAAGATTACCTCCGTTGAACTGGCTGCGCGCCTTCGAGGCCTCGGCCCGCGCCCTGAGCTTCACCGCAGCGGCGCAAGAGCTGTACATGACCCAGTCGGCGGTGAGCCAGCAGATCAAGAGCCTGGAGAACGCCATTGGCCGCCCGCTGTTTGTGCGCCGGGTGCGCGGCCTGGAGCTGACCGACGCGGGCCGGGGCTACCTGCCCACGGTGCAGGCGGCGTTTGCCATGCTGGAGGAAAGCACCCGCGTGCTCACCGGCCGTAAGGAGCCGGACATGCTGGAGCTGCACGTGAACCTGTCGTTTGCCAAGTTCTGGCTCAGTCCGCGCCTGGGCCGCTTCATGGACCAGCACCCCTGGGTGCAGCTCAATGTGGTGACCTCGATCTGGCCCGAAGAACGGCAGAGCGATTCGGCCGATGTGGAGATCGTCTTCGGCCAGGGCAAGTGGGAGAGCCGGGTGGGTAAGCGGCTCACCCAGGACAGCATCTTCCCGGTGTGCTCGCCCGAGGTGGGCGCGCGCATCCAGCGGCTGGACGACCTGTTGCGCCAGCGCCTGTTCGACCTGCCGGGCACGCTGCAAAGCTGGGACAGCTGGCTGGAGGCCTACCCCGCCAAAAGCCGGGTGGCCCGACCCCTGGTGCACCGCACCAGCACCTGGGCGCTGAGCCTGGAGTGGGCGCAAAACGGCCTGGGCGTGGTGTTGGCCCACGACACCGTCGCCAACGACCTGATCCGCGCCGGGCGGCTGGTGCGCCCGCTGGCGTTTGCCCTGCCCATGAAAGAGGCCTACTACCTGATCGCCCCCGAGGGCAACCAGGCGCACCCGGCGGCGCAGGCGTTCAAGACCTGGCTGCTGCAAGAGATGCAGGCGAAACCGTAA
- a CDS encoding gamma-butyrobetaine dioxygenase — MSEIHILSNPTRLVMRTATGDTPLPALWLRALSPDPSQRDPLTGQRLINPHLFPDDLALTAARWDGAQLHLAFSDGFAGHFDAAELLEATVLSEGCPAPQPWRADAAYQPVYQWPDLAQDAVLYQALKDFIELGYLLVHHTPTQPDSILTIARRFGFVRETNFGAYFEVYSRPAAEAIDLAYQPVALGPHTDNPYRTPVPGIQLLQCLQNETSGGLSSLVDSLAVAAQVRQEDPEGFALLSRIPLRFEHRDATTQLVAIKPMIELDGSGQMVGVHYSPRLDSLPLMSEDDTRRYHRARKRMGQLFDDDAYALRFRLEPGQMMVFDNNRVLHGRTSFNPAEGHRQLQGCYIDRDGPRSLYRVLHRQFTGTPA, encoded by the coding sequence ATGTCTGAAATCCACATTCTTTCCAACCCCACCCGGCTGGTCATGCGCACCGCTACGGGCGACACCCCCTTGCCCGCCCTGTGGTTGCGCGCCCTCAGCCCCGACCCCAGCCAGCGCGACCCGCTGACCGGCCAGCGCCTCATCAACCCGCACCTGTTTCCCGACGACCTGGCGCTCACCGCCGCCCGCTGGGACGGCGCGCAATTGCACCTGGCCTTCAGCGACGGCTTTGCCGGGCACTTTGATGCGGCCGAGCTGCTGGAAGCCACGGTGCTCAGCGAAGGCTGCCCCGCGCCCCAGCCCTGGCGCGCCGATGCCGCCTACCAGCCGGTCTACCAGTGGCCCGATCTGGCGCAAGACGCGGTGCTGTACCAGGCGTTGAAAGACTTCATCGAACTCGGCTATTTGCTGGTGCACCACACGCCCACGCAGCCCGACTCCATCCTCACCATCGCCCGGCGTTTCGGCTTTGTGCGCGAAACCAACTTTGGTGCGTACTTCGAGGTGTATTCCCGCCCCGCCGCCGAGGCCATCGACCTGGCCTACCAACCCGTGGCGCTGGGCCCGCACACCGACAACCCCTACCGCACCCCGGTGCCCGGCATCCAGCTGCTGCAGTGCCTGCAAAACGAAACCTCGGGGGGGCTGTCCAGCCTGGTAGACAGCCTGGCCGTGGCCGCGCAGGTGCGCCAGGAAGACCCCGAAGGCTTTGCGCTGCTGAGCCGCATCCCGCTGCGCTTCGAGCACCGCGATGCGACCACCCAGCTGGTGGCCATCAAACCCATGATTGAGCTCGACGGCAGCGGCCAGATGGTGGGCGTGCACTACAGCCCCCGGCTGGACAGCCTGCCGCTGATGTCCGAGGACGACACCCGCCGCTACCACCGCGCCCGCAAGCGCATGGGCCAGCTGTTTGACGACGATGCCTACGCGCTGCGCTTCCGGCTGGAGCCGGGGCAGATGATGGTGTTTGACAACAACCGCGTGCTGCATGGCCGTACGTCGTTCAACCCCGCCGAAGGCCACCGCCAGTTGCAGGGCTGCTACATCGACCGCGACGGCCCGCGCAGCCTGTACCGTGTGTTACATCGCCAATTCACTGGAACCCCCGCATGA
- the ptsJ_2 gene encoding vitamin B6 salvage pathway transcriptional repressor PtsJ, with amino-acid sequence MHPAPNVASIAEELAQKIRDGQLSAGEKLPAQRVQAQRLGVSLATVNRAYAQLEQLGLATARVGDGTYVRTTPPAADAAPIDLAHNVAIPTDEVQALRQALAEISQDPACMAGVLAYQPETGAPQHRQAGADWLRRFGTSGDANRVMVTHGAQHGLAGVLRTLAKPGDTLLTESLSYPGLLALARSLRLQVIGLEMDGEGLLPEALDQAAHSYQAKLVFCSPTLHNPCVSTMSLPRREALAAVVRRRGLWLVEDVVHAAVLAQPPPAVSTLVPEQSFLLASLSKVMAPGLRVGYLEAAPEWLDKVAASIRADCWMVAPLMPEIATRWLASGEAERLITLQRQQIDERLALAHTCLAGWDYAWSAHHPHLWFPLPEPWHASPFAAALRQAGVLVRTAEQFAAGRSRAPHAVRISLNTATSPAQLQQGLLALVQVLGSTPPTDMAP; translated from the coding sequence ATGCACCCTGCCCCCAACGTGGCGTCGATTGCCGAAGAGCTAGCCCAAAAAATCCGGGACGGCCAGCTGTCTGCGGGCGAAAAGCTGCCCGCCCAACGGGTGCAGGCCCAGCGCCTGGGTGTGAGCCTTGCCACCGTCAACCGCGCCTATGCCCAGCTGGAGCAACTGGGCTTGGCGACAGCCCGCGTGGGCGACGGCACCTATGTGCGCACCACCCCACCCGCCGCCGATGCCGCACCCATCGACCTGGCCCACAACGTGGCCATCCCCACCGATGAGGTGCAAGCCCTGCGCCAGGCGCTGGCCGAGATCAGCCAGGACCCGGCCTGCATGGCCGGGGTGCTGGCCTACCAGCCCGAAACCGGGGCCCCGCAGCACCGCCAGGCCGGGGCCGACTGGCTGCGCCGCTTTGGCACCAGCGGCGACGCGAACCGCGTCATGGTCACACACGGCGCGCAGCACGGCCTGGCCGGGGTGCTGCGCACGCTGGCCAAACCCGGCGACACCTTGCTCACCGAGTCGCTCAGCTACCCCGGCCTGCTGGCCCTGGCCAGGTCGCTGCGGCTGCAGGTGATAGGGCTGGAGATGGACGGTGAAGGCCTGCTGCCCGAGGCGCTGGACCAGGCCGCCCACAGCTACCAAGCCAAGCTGGTGTTTTGCAGCCCCACCCTGCACAACCCTTGCGTAAGCACGATGTCGCTGCCGCGCCGCGAAGCCCTGGCCGCCGTGGTGCGCCGCCGCGGCCTGTGGCTGGTGGAAGACGTGGTGCATGCCGCCGTGCTGGCCCAGCCGCCACCCGCCGTCTCTACCCTGGTGCCCGAACAGTCCTTTCTGCTGGCCAGCCTGAGCAAGGTGATGGCCCCGGGCCTGCGCGTGGGCTACCTAGAGGCCGCGCCCGAATGGCTGGACAAGGTGGCGGCCAGCATCCGCGCCGACTGCTGGATGGTGGCCCCGCTGATGCCCGAGATCGCCACCCGCTGGCTGGCCAGCGGCGAGGCGGAGCGCCTGATCACCCTGCAGCGCCAGCAAATAGACGAACGCCTGGCCCTGGCCCACACCTGCCTGGCCGGGTGGGACTACGCCTGGAGTGCCCACCACCCGCACCTGTGGTTTCCCCTGCCCGAACCCTGGCACGCCAGCCCGTTTGCCGCCGCCCTGCGCCAGGCCGGTGTGCTGGTGCGCACCGCAGAACAGTTTGCCGCCGGGCGCAGCCGCGCCCCCCACGCCGTGCGCATCAGCCTGAACACCGCCACTTCGCCCGCGCAACTGCAACAGGGCCTGCTGGCCTTGGTGCAGGTGCTGGGCAGTACCCCACCCACCGACATGGCTCCATGA